TCGGGAAATCTCGGAAACTGttgattcgattttcaatgttaaaaaatgacttttatgaaatgttgtgcttttttcttaaaaacatattttgaaatttaaaactcaagcCCAACATTTTAGAAAgtccaaaatatgttttgtttctagattttgaaatttcgaatttattaaaaaaagagctgttttttcaagttttattttttaaacattgaagtaCAAACCAATAGTTTCCCAGTTAACGCAGgttgaaaaatgagggctaATTAGTTTAATGGCTTcgagaaaaacaattttttcacaaaattcaaacTTAAAGAAGCTGTGCATTTTTCTGCAGGGGTACTTTTCCTCCATAAAGATTTttaattagcaaaaaaaaaataacctttttcgcgaaaaaaataaaaaaataaagctattAATGCTTATAACTCGAAAACAGTTCATTAATCTTATAAAATTATACGTaattttcaacttaaatttgattttgaatctgttatatttttaaaaatttatttaaaaacatttttttccaaaagtctcTTTTCTCAATTTGTGTATCTCAGTTTATGCATTATCCTAAACTTTAGCGCAAAAGATTTCTCTTTTCCTAAAACTtatacaaaaattacgaaaattataaaaaaataacttttttttgaaatcaacttttaatagttaatagtcaaataaaaataaaggattttttccgtgtaccggcGAACCGGCCAAtggcaaaatataaaatattaaattttaaagtgacattttaaatttcagtgtAATTATTTTATTCAACCTTTTGATCTTAGGATttaatgtagatttttttttcacagtgaTAATGCTAATTTTGCAATGGTGCAATGATACTCTGAATGGGCACAGAAGGTTTAAtccagggtggccaccagatttcgattttcaatttcccggttttttcccggttttctcccgagatcagaaggaattttccggaatgtttttaaatcaaattacaatgttttagGCTAACGTTAGTATCAACATACTTTTTGAACGCATACATTTGGTTCATAGTTTGAATTCctcaagaaagctttcaaatatTATGAGTACAAAgcaagtaggggagagtggggagacttgatccccggggacacttgatcccaagcctgtatctcgtcaacatgtgggtaaaacaattagctttgttatagaaagttgtgcgaaattgactaaaactcattgtagaaaacaaagaaaaaaaaaaataaaaaaaaatttgattgagttacacacatttttctgaaaagtgctgcaaaaaacttccaagagatcttttttctttgctttgataagtatagaaaacactcaaaaattattcaaaaaaatattttttatgcatgaattgtttgataaacatatcaacttcaaaacccttacgcatttgacgttaaatttatcgtcatactatttttacaatcaattgtttaaaaaagtgcgttaagggagacttgatccctgcatttttacagtcactggaatcagcctcaagattaaataattgggctgggttttcgtacatagtttcctttagtatagttgtacataacttactgcactgcccataattgaaaattcggctattatgccaaatcaagtattccgagaaaaacgcgttttagtgtttgtcacaaaatctccgtcaaggcaattttccataagagtggcatattagccgtttggtttttcgcatcggcaccCAAGTCtgaacactatttcagtaaaattcaagttccagaagatgcgttggaatatcctctaccacctggtgctaatatctcgtttttgccaaaagtggatattagccgttttttcaatggtgggcagctgcagtttgaaccatttttcaaaagctttGTAAACAAAGTTACCAGCTTttttaaacatgctcaattttggactaaaaaagaaaaatttaagtttttaaatattttgcatgctaaacttgttatgttttgaacacaaacgtacaggtttaatgtgaaattgctgtaacaaatagaaaattaaaagtttggatgaataagaaacattgtccttaagatttcttcaaaatgttgtaagggggatcaaattacccccaacattttgaaaatgccggtttaaaatatttttttaaaacgcttggcatgattcgaagagtttatctggtgaaatacccttatcagccaaacatagttgaatgtttaagctttcaattcatgcaaaaagttcataattttgtgagaaattgacagagttatgtgcgatacaaaaaaaggggatcaagtctccccactctcccctaagttGTAAACGTAGCCGTTTTTATCTGTTTCCATTCGAAACCTCTGATTTCAGTattgattgggatttttcatcATCATGCTTTACAGATTTtacaaactcaaaataaaaataaataaatcttttttgatttttaaaataacattaaaatattactaGAAAGCAGGAAAtgtcattttcaatttattaattttgtagaaaatatttgcaaaaatacattgttaTCAACATTTATGTAAATGCTcgtaaattttctttgaaaaaagggttttgTGAATTCAAGAAGTACGATTCTTCGAAGAATCATCAATTAATGAATGTGAGTACTttctttttaaccaaaaaagtatttttgcaccattagtccaaacaaaaatgtataaatacaCTTTGGCAGCAGTGCAGGAAAAGTGCcatacaaatgtaaaaaaaaaaacattttttttatcgatttagtATCTTCGGTAAGTAATGTATTGATGGGATAAGatttcgaaaataattttaattcataGAAAAGATTAATTCAACTTTCTAAAAAACCCAAAACACAAAACggtaaaaaatcgtaaaaatggcCGTGCTgcgattttttcaacaacacATAATTTTCAACATGAACTCAATTTTTGTGTTGATGTAGTAACCACCTAAAAGTGATTGCCTGTATTAATAGTGACTTTTTTGTAGTAGAATtctaaaaatatagtttttttaatatctgaaaattttacataaatttcaaacgacattgaaaactttgcaaaaaagatattttttccaaTGTTTTATTAAAGTACATACTAAATACTTCAGACATTTAAAATCATACATAAGTACTCGAAAATTAATCATTGCAATTTGtccttaaaataatgtttggcTGAGAATctaaaataatatcaaataaaattatatttacaaACAGCAAACTtatgatattatttttaaattgaaatatatttgaatTGCACTAATGGAATTGAAGACTTATTGaaataacaccgaccaacacaATTTCTGCGCAGACTCAACTCGATGGGAAGCATAAAGTTTAGGGTCCCCAGAGTCaagtgcattttgaatttttcaaaaaaaagtttgtctgggccgaatggtttttctccaaagtttgtatggagaattagtgcggTTCGGTTCTCCTACATATTGCATACCATTTTTGGTTTGTAtgcatacaaactttggagaaaaaccattcggcccgacaaactttttttgaaaaattcaaaatgcatgtgATTCTGGAGACCCCAAACTTTATGCTTCCCCTGGAGTTGAGCCTGTGCAGTCattcttgtcattttttgtaggtcagtgtaagACTTCAAAAATCATACGGCTGTGTAAATTttctattgatacttgattgaTACGCCAATTTGATCGCAAAACTTGTTTCTTATCAAACATTTATGTGGGTCCGGTGACAtagtgattgcctctcaccccagttggcCTTGGTTTGATTCCAGTCGTCCCTGGTGGCATTTTTTGACCTAACTAAGAGGTTAGGCCGTTATTTGTCTTGGTAGAGCTGCTGGTCGGTAACacaaattctccatacaaactttggagaaaaccctTTCGGTCCCgtctaaatattttcgaaaaaaaaaacaaggtgcacgtgtttctgaggACCCCAAAGtttatgcttcccctcgagttgagcctacGCAGCAATCCAAAAGTCGTTAGTTCGAATACCGGGAAGGATGGGAGCTTAGGTGTACCAAGAGATTTGGATTGCCTCACCgtttcaagcctttggacaccTTGTTTCTAGTGAGAATCTCGCAATAGAGAACGCCAAAGCCAtgctgtagagcaaacaatttgctttattaaaaaaaacaaattcgccaaattaaaatatcataggatacaacagaaaaaaacatccATAGCCAAGAAGCATGAGTCTTTTACACAAATTCACACATAGTTTTCGCAAattcttcatttagaataaGAGGAATAATATTCTCATTGAGAAAAGCACTTATTGAATACATTTAAGAGgctttcgtcaaattttaactaaactcaaaatattttcccggtttgtctgtcaaattcccgagtttttcccggttttctcccggtggataaaaatcccgggtttttcccggttttcccggttttttcccgaggtggccaccctggtTTAATCTTTACCTAATTCTCGGGATAGTTCGCAGTACGTCGTAAAAACCATCAACACACCACCGAcacttttttgattatttctataaaacaaattaaattttcaatgtttttcggTGAAAGAAAGTACAGGTAATTTCACTAGAAACTGCAAGACAGTAAGCAAGATAGCAACTCCCACTTCCTCTTCtgtttttttcctgattttctCTTGTTTGCTCCAGTACAAGAGTTAActtctaatgttttttttttataaagtcctataaacatatgaaagacattagtttattggtcctttttcaaaaaaaaaaaaaaaaaaatctggactgGAGCAATTGAGAGCAAAGTAGAAGGAGCGAAAGAGAGTTATAGATTAATGAGAGTTgctctcttgctcactgtcttgaTTCTATGATATTTAAGGTTATGATTGCTTTTATCTGTTTTGCAAAGCTGAAAATTGTTTTcttaaaatgtgtaatattttatCGCAATTCTAACATTCCTCTgctttctctctccctctctccttCCAGAAACGCCAAGGGCTGCGGCGCCGTCACGCACTGCATCCAGACGGTGTGGGAGCGCCAAAAGTACCCGGTGGACAACGACGAAATCTGCAACATCTGTCTGGACATGGTCAAGCAGGCCCGGGACCAGCTCGAGAGCAACGAAACCCAGGCGGATCTGAAGGCCGTGTTCGAGGGCTCGTGCAACCTGATTCCGATCAAGGTGGTCAAGAAAGAGTGTAGAAAGTTGGCGGACGATTTCATCCCGGAGCTGGTCGAGGCGTTGGCTTCGCAGATGAACCCGAACGTGGTGTGCAGCGTTGCGGGGTTGTGTAATAATGCTGCGATCGATCGGATGTTGGAGGAGATGCCGGCGGTGAAGCCGAAGGACAAGGATGATTTGGAGGAGCCGATGACGGAGGTGGCGATTGAGAAGCGGGAGGAGGAATTTTGCTGTGGCAAATGTAACCGGATTGCGGGGTTGATTTCGGACCGGTTCCACGCGAGCGATCGCGATCAGGTGTTGGAGGGATTTTTGCGGTTCTGCGGCCAGATGGGATCGTTCTCGGACGGGTGTTCGAGCGTGGTGTTGACGTACTTTAGCGAGATTTACGAACATCTGGAGAAGGAGCTGACCGGGAAGAATGTGTGTCACATGACGGGGGCGTGCGCTGGAATGTATCATCAGCATGAGGAGGAGAAGAGCAGCGAGGAGATCGAGGTTCGTCCGATGGGTGGAGTCGGTGTGATCAACGTGAACGGTGAAGATCAGCAGCAGTTCGGGGATGATATTCCGTGCAAGCTGTGCGAGCAGCTGGTGGATCACCTGAGGGACGTGCTGGTGGCGAACACGACCGAGCTGGAGTTCAAGGAAGTGTTGGAGGGACTCTGCAAGCAGACCAAGACGTTCGCTTCCGAGTGCTTGAGCCTGGTTGATCAGTACTACGAGGAGATCTACGGCACGCTGGTGCACAACTTGGACAGCAATGCGGCTTGCTTCATGATCGGGGTTTGTCCGAAGGGACTGGGAGCTTCTGCGCTGGATGGTCCGATAATGCCGATTGTTCCGGTGAAGGTCGCCGTCAAGGTTGGCGAGAACAAGCCGCCGCGCAAGCTCCTTACCGGAGAGGGCGAAGCCAAGCTGTCTGCCGTCGAAGTTCAACAGGCTCAGCTGCCAATCGATCGCTTGATGGGAGCGCCGGCTTCGCTGCACCTCGTTGAGAACGGTCAGTTCTGTGCGCTGTGCGAGTACTTCATGCACTTTGTCCAGGAGGCGCTCAGCGAACCGGGCAACGAAGACGAAATCAAGAACGTCGTCGGAAATACCTGCGAGAAGCTGCCCAAGGCCATCCGCGGAGAGTGCCACACCTTCGTAGACCTGTACGGCGATGCCGTCATCGCTCTCCTGATCCAATCGATGGACCCCCGCCAAGTCTGTCCCCAACTCCGCATGTGCCCGGCCTCCAACGACGACATCGAAATCTTCGCCCCGGCCCCGATTGATGTGACGATCGACGCCAACGCCGGCCAGGACAAACCCACCTGCCCGCTCTGCCTGTTCGCCGTGTCCCAGCTCGAGGAGTCCATCAAGAACGACCGCACCAAGGAGAACGTCAAGCAAGCCCTGGACAAACTCTGCTCGCACCTCTCCTCAAAGCTCAAGCTCGAGTGCACCGACTTTGTCGAAACGTACTCCGCCGAACTCATCGAAATGCTCGTCTCCGACTTCACCCCGCAGGAAATCTGCGTCTACCTGAAGCTCTGCGTCGACCAACGCCCGGACCTCAGCCTCCTCAACATGGAGTTCGACCGCGACAACCGCCAACAAACCCTCCGCCGGCCCTCGTACGACATCGAAACGAACGAAATCGCCGACATCACCGTGAACGGGCAGATCGCCGTCGACCACCAGGCCACCGTCAGCTCGCCCGAGTGTCTCGTGTGCGAGGAGATGGTCAAGGAGGTGGAGAAGCGCATCCAGAACAAGAAGAGCAAGGAGCAGATCAAGGAGGCACTCGAGCACGCCTGCGACCGGCTGCGCAAGTACAAGACCAAGTGCGAGCGGTACATTGACCAGCACGCGGACCAGATTGTGGACCTGCTGATGAAGCAGCTGTCGCCGAAGGAGATCTGCCGGACGCTTGGGTTCTGCCTCGCGAAGGAGGTCGATGAGTGTGAGTAGACATTAAATGAGTTGTTTGGTTTGAGTCCTTGTAATGCTAAATGAGTCGGATGGTTGGCGTCCCAGCTAAAAGTTTAACAATTCTGCTGAAAATTTGTTTCCATGATTTGAAATTCTGCCgaatgcttatttttttaaatcagaaattaaatctgcgatttgaaaaaaatcgattcaaGTTTATGCCATTTAAGGATCCTGCCTGTTATTTCGGTCAGAAGAACTTATCTGCCTTTTTGGAAATTCAGCCGAATATTTGTGCtttaataattctaaaaaatattaatattctgccaattacatttttctgccttttaaaaatcttctatttttttattatctgatTCTACgtttcagcctttcaaaaaatgccgaatacttttttaattcatttaaaattaacCCTGCAACTTGATGATTTTGTCGATTTAATATTTCTGCCTGTGTTGTTCTGccgaaaaactgtgactatcaaTTGAAGTCCTATCATAAAATATACTGCCTATGTTATATTTTTGCTGATTACCttttaaaaatctaacaaaTATTAATAGCCTgctgatttaatttttctgcCCCCTTAAAACTTCtgctattaaatttttcattcaacCGAATATTTGTGCTTTTTTCTGCTTATAGCCTTTAATAATTCTAAAAAGTATTAATATTCTGCCGATTCAATTTTTCTGCCGCTTGTTGAATGGTTGAATACTTATTTTTGGTGTTTGATTCATTCTGCCGATACATTTTTCTTCCTTTTTAAAAATGCCGAATActttttttccatttaaaattAACCCTGTaacttaatgatttttttttcaatttaatcattctgcatttaaaaattctgctGAATAATTGTGACTATCATTTAAATGAAGTCCTACCATTAAATTTACTGCTAGTTCTATATTTCTGCTGATAGCctttttaaattctaataaatataaatatcatGCCGATATATTTTTCTCTGCCTCCTTAAAATCGGCCGAATACTAGTTGTTTTGTTCATTTGAAACTTCTGCTTTTGgatttttcattgaacttttctACCGTTCGCTTTTTCTTTTTCGGACAGAtaagtttgtttgttgtttccgGATTTATATTCTGCCGATGATATACTTTATCGGGCTTTCAAAAAACTTCTGCCTTTTCGACCAGATTTATTTTGCGATAAAGTTTATGCCGTTTAAATATTCTGCCTAGGGGTTCTTTCTGTCGATATAACTTTTGATACCTGTAGTTTCATTCTGCCAGTACATTTTTTCTGCCTTGCAAAAAATCTGCCGAATACTCGTTTTTACCACTTAAAATTAACCCTGCCCCTTCTGCTGTCATATTTGTCTGCCAAATAAGTTTGTATGACGATGAAAGTTATGTCTTTCAATCATTCTGCCTGATGTTACTTTCTGCCAAGAGATATTTTCcgccaaatatttattttaagttaaaaaaaaattacccacTTAAAATTGTaccattaaattatttatttgaaaccAACCCCATAATTTCTGCTTCCGATTTTTCTGCCTTTGTACTTTTCTGCCGTTTAATTCGAAGGCCGGAAAAATTGTTTCTGTTGATCTCTTTTAGTCATTATGCCTATAACATTTTTCTATCATTTGAATTGTTTATCAAtaaccatttgaaatgttaccatGAAATTTACTGCCATTGTTGTCTTTCGGCTGATAGACTTTTCtgccttttaaaattctgataaatAGTTATATTCTGCCGTtatactgccgctcgaagcttgtccgtcccatatgtaatttcgttaattttgaggtaatgatgcggtttggttcgaaatcattcaaactatcagaaaaaaccaataaaatttagtactttgaTCTAGAAAACtggagaaaatccactttttcgcgAAATTCTAATACGTAGCCTTATGGGACAAATTTGACATGCGTTTTTCTCgccttgctgtttttacatttgggacggactcgattagagcggcagtatatattttcaaaattctgccgAATACTTGTTTTAATCATTTCCATTTGCTTTTGAACTCTTCTACCGTTCAAGTTTTGATCGGATTTTTCATTTGCCGGTAATTATGCCGATCATTTTGtctactttttaaatatttgtcgaATACTCGTGTTTACCACTTGAAATTAATCCTGCAACTTCTGCTTTCACATTTGTCtgtcaaagaaattttttgCCGTTCAACTCtaggtttgatatttttgtttctgtctataaaagtttttttttatcgttctCCTTTTTTTTCTGCCGTTAGAACTTTGCTGTTTTTTAAACCCATACAATTTATTGCCAGTTAATTCTTCTGGCTAATGGACCATTCTGCCTTTTTACCAATCTGCCTTTGAAAGTTGTATCAAATGTTTAatacaaatactttttttttgcattttaatatATTACCGAATACATGTTTTCCAGTAGCAATTCAGCCTGAAACTTTCGCTTTTTCGACCAGATTTTTGTTGTTGCCTTTAAAGGTTATGCCTTTAAATCTTTCTGCCTGATAGTTCTTTCTGCCTATAGAACTTTTCTGTCGAACTACCTGGTGTTGTTTTCCTCCCAAACTTATTTAATACATTTACAGTTAACATCGCAACTTCTGCTTATTTCTGTCATTTAACTTTCAAGCCGGATGAGTTTTTGGTTGTTTAGATTTTTGCCTTTCAATCATTCTGCCTGTTCTGCCTTCCAAAAATCTG
This is a stretch of genomic DNA from Culex pipiens pallens isolate TS chromosome 1, TS_CPP_V2, whole genome shotgun sequence. It encodes these proteins:
- the LOC120423868 gene encoding uncharacterized protein LOC120423868; translation: MKALQLALAGVLLATAAVWASPVETGGRHLVGAKECTWGPSYWCSNLKNAKGCGAVTHCIQTVWERQKYPVDNDEICNICLDMVKQARDQLESNETQADLKAVFEGSCNLIPIKVVKKECRKLADDFIPELVEALASQMNPNVVCSVAGLCNNAAIDRMLEEMPAVKPKDKDDLEEPMTEVAIEKREEEFCCGKCNRIAGLISDRFHASDRDQVLEGFLRFCGQMGSFSDGCSSVVLTYFSEIYEHLEKELTGKNVCHMTGACAGMYHQHEEEKSSEEIEVRPMGGVGVINVNGEDQQQFGDDIPCKLCEQLVDHLRDVLVANTTELEFKEVLEGLCKQTKTFASECLSLVDQYYEEIYGTLVHNLDSNAACFMIGVCPKGLGASALDGPIMPIVPVKVAVKVGENKPPRKLLTGEGEAKLSAVEVQQAQLPIDRLMGAPASLHLVENGQFCALCEYFMHFVQEALSEPGNEDEIKNVVGNTCEKLPKAIRGECHTFVDLYGDAVIALLIQSMDPRQVCPQLRMCPASNDDIEIFAPAPIDVTIDANAGQDKPTCPLCLFAVSQLEESIKNDRTKENVKQALDKLCSHLSSKLKLECTDFVETYSAELIEMLVSDFTPQEICVYLKLCVDQRPDLSLLNMEFDRDNRQQTLRRPSYDIETNEIADITVNGQIAVDHQATVSSPECLVCEEMVKEVEKRIQNKKSKEQIKEALEHACDRLRKYKTKCERYIDQHADQIVDLLMKQLSPKEICRTLGFCLAKEVDELEVDEALLDYVVEPAVAEPPKELISPVEVSAAETTNQPPQCAICEFVMVKLESELADKKTEADIENAVRSVCSKLPNTVTKQCDKLIDQYGQFIIKFLATLPPKEICTRLALCEQQLQRLEESSLEIIECAVCQGAIKTVEEILGNKKVDYDIVQDVEKICNTVPARYYEKCVKMVKVYGISMVRQLENFVEREQVCVNMGMCSSPSGYVRFEDEVAEVDHAEKKHAYQVGAKECTWGPAHWCSSEENAQKCNASKFCSEKKLGKWQE